The genomic DNA CTTAGTATAAGTTTAATGTTGATCTTAGATTTGCAATACTTAACAGTGAACAGTGTTACTATTGTTTCTATCGGTGCTAAACACAACTCTGCCAAGGAATATACTTCCAAATAAGCTTCATCCATCTTTATCAGCTGCCTAAGAAATCATATAGGTGttgataaaacaaataaaaatattaattacttgaGGCTAGCTATACGCTAACCCTTAGTTGTTTGGCTACTTTTCTTATTATCCTTTGTCTCAGAATATTTTCTCTCCAATAGACACTGATACAAGAGGTGAATGCCAAAAGGAACATGAGTGTTTCAAACTTCCAAAATTCTCTTTCTTCTAACCAAGCTACCCTGTCACAACTAAAATACATGTGTTATTCAAGTAACATGGTCACCATTGCTTATTATGAAGTTCCTATTAACTAAAAAATTACCTTCTTGTTATAGTCTCACCACTTTTACATTTTAATACTTCTTTGTATCTTGCATGAACACATACATCAATGCTTTTACTAGCTATTTCAAAAGCAGTACATGGATGGCATTCTGAAAGTACTTCATATTCCTCTCCAGAGATACATGTTgcattgttttcaaaattttccaaatatagtTTACTTGGACTATCTGTCCAATGACTTTCAACAATTAATACTAATACTGTTAATCTGTAATGAAAAGATACATTTTATGATGTTATTGTTGTTTGCAATTTCAATATATAAGCTATATAAATTGTAATGTAGGACGAAACTAACCCTCCTAATAATGTAATGCCAGTTAACATTCGCTTTTTTGTGCACGACTCAATCATTTCGATGTACACTGTTTCACCAAATTCCAGCTTCCCTGTTAAGTTACGTGATCCATGTGAAAAATTAACAGAATTTTCTCAAACACACTTGCAGTGACTATACatagtagaagactggacatgcctttgttttcgagggatcATGATTtagggggtcccagacacccccagatGAGATTGGACCTGTTAAACCCGATTTGGCTCAGATTttgcaaatagcttcattttgcataaaaacaatatttgcgagaaggattttttGCGACTCAAAGACTAAGACTCAAAATTTTGCGAAAAATGTTTTACCATGTTAGTGTAATTTTCTGCATTACTGACACCGCGTAGAATAAGATTACAACAGTATTCTGTATACGTTCTTCATTAGTTTTCATTATATAAGTACATATTTAATGTCTTCCAATAATTGATAAAATGGATCTCCTccgcttttcttttctttcgtccTCAAGAGAGCTCGGCATTCCCGTTCCCGGTATTGACACTGTATCGGTAAAGGAGAGAATGACATTACCGTTGGAATATTACAACAGCACTTCAAATATTTTCGGTACTGTTGCACATTTTGATTGTTCAACAAATGGGCGGGGGAGAGGCTCAGCCCTTCCCCTGCAACCCCGTCCCGTAAAATATACCATAACCCAACCTATTTTGTTTTTGAGGAACTCAAATGtaggaaataatattaaaataatacaaaaatttttttcaagttgccaaaaatccttctcacAAACTTTATTTTACgcaaaatgaagctatttgcaaaatttcagccAAATAGGATTTGACAGGTCTTCGGAAAGACAGCCTTATTTAATTCACCCAATGTCATCCAGCATCCAACAATcgtttgatctttaataaattaaaagcaTAATATACATAGTTAGCGCTAGTGTTCCTCTGTTGTGGAAAATCGAttggtaagttgttgagtaatTTGAGCCATTTTCGAATAGATGGCGCCATGGCCGAATTTTGGATTACTTGTTAGGAAGgatttgattttattattaaaaattataattaacgtttaCACCCTATCAATAATATAACAAGTGActactatttatatttaaattaagtaAGAGAATGGTTATTGTATGGACTTGGATATAATCTCATTTCAATGATACATTTCAGCTTATAAAGTCATTTGTTTCTCatcttataaattttgttatggACAATATacgaaatttatttcaacaaTTCTGAACAatcatttttgtaaatataaaatgaaaagagaatgcataatgttttattttcaaatcttttttATCTATTATATTAAAAGTAAGGTGGGATCAGTGGAATAACCGTAGTGCAGTTTTTAGTACAGTccttttaatttagaaattcttgAAAGGAGACACTGATATGAATAATATAATCATGTACGTATATACAATAAAGGGAATTTTCCATTGGTATTTGTGTTTAAATCGTATTATTGCGTGTCTAACGCTATCGCGGGATTGAAATCGATGTAGACTGTTCTATCAGGTTTTCCCACTAAACGAGAATAAATTAATCTGTACATCGGTAAGATTCCCAAGATATCGAACATTTCAATAAACCATTAATCTTTAAAAAACTTCTTTCTTAACAATTATATGAAACGATTCGCAATAATCAAAATGCTGTTAGAATTAGATTTTATGCACGTTCGATACCTTCCAAAATACGATTTCCATAAAATTTGGCGCAAAGGAGTAATCGAATCGATCGTCTCGATAGGCCGAGATTCCGAATAAAATATCTCACGTATCTTCAATACTTTGTATaccttatttattttcttttttatcttcgtataataatcataaacgtacaatttttaaaacaatagtGCTCGTGAATGAGTGTGTATCGTGTGTATCGTGTGTATGCAATGTACAGGataatcttctttttttaagcTATGATACAATTCGAAATGAAATACAAATCAATGAACTATTACGTTAGGGTAAATCTCTCATTCgttccttgttttttttttttctttaaatacaattattttcacTACTGAATGACAATGTCCTTTTATTTTCTCGGCAAATATGATACCTCCCTTTGTTTTTTGATCATGTGACGCGGATGCGCTCGCGCGCGCGTGTACAAGAGCCTCGAACTTCTATCTACAAGTTATCTTTACGATTTTTGTTCTTTTCGTTAGTCCATTTTGTTTCTCGACGCTTCTGTAAAATATTAAGGTTTACGATATGATTTTCCCCCATTTCGGTGGTCCTTCATTGACCCCACGGTTTACGATCGTCCGCAATGGAACCGTCTTCCTCTATATTACAAATTCCTTCGCCCGAAACCGGGTACTCGCCTAAGAAATTTATCGTTTTACCGCTTAAATAATTAAAGCTATCTGCTATCTATAAGAGTCTATTCGGTatctacaagaagaagaacctATATGCCTCGCGCTTCgtttgagaaaaagaaagaaaaagacacATAAGGTGGAGGGGGATGGGGAAATGGGGGGAGGGAATAGCGAAGAACAAAAGAACCACGTGTACCAGTTAGACGTGTGCGAGATTTCGAACTGCCGCCGAGACTTTTGGCAAGATCGGTTGAGATTACTCGAAATCCCGACTCTTCGGCACAAAGGTACAGATTCACTGCGAATTGTTTCGACAATAATCGGGCTCGATTATTACCGAGTCGATTCGAAGTCGAACTGCGCCCTTATTCCGAAAATTCGAATCCTGATCTTCCAATCTTATCCGATTTCGCCCAAAGCTCTTCCGCACACCTCTAATACCAATCGTTCACCAAAAAATGATCGAATTACATTGTTTACGCAGCTGCACGGTTCGGTGACGATCGGTTTGGTGGACTTATTTTTCGTAACTCAACGAGATTGACTTatattttcaatgtttcatCGATTTGGTATTTATTGTTTGGTCGATGTCATTAAGTTACGATTGAACGATGGACGATGAAATTAactaatagtaataatattaatagcagtattcgataataattataattataacgttaataataataatgataataataatgtggGTGACGGTAATAATAAGAATCAGTGTTAAAGAATGATAATATTAGCGCTGGTATACAATTTCCCACTAGTCCCCCGTCGGTTACGGAAAAGTGTGaattgagaaaagaaaagaaagaaataaaggaaaaaaaaaaatgtcggaTCACTGGTCTCTCAATTAGCAATGCCCTTTTTTGTTAAGTGCTTTTCTCACTGGTTTGCTGTTTCTCACTCATCCCTCCCCCACTCAATCGCACACACGCACGCACATACATAAATgtacacatttttttttaaatttctcttcCGTTCGTTTAAATTGCGGACTAGAATTTAatcgaagattaaaatttaatctGGTAAATACAAGTTTGATTCGTAGTATCGAGGATAATTTTTGACCCCTTTTTCGTTTCACTCTCTCGCAAGCATGCACAATCATTCTCCTTGCTTTCTCTCCCCTTTTTCAGGCAGGCATCGATAGTGTGTACGGGTAATTCGCGTAATTATGTTCTCCTGTCGCGCCGTGCGCACCAACCTTAACGCCGCGTCTCAACCCCCACGTGCACTAACCCCACGTGTTCGTCATCGCACGTAGGATCACCCTTCATTGACCATCGATCTGTTGTCCTTTGATTGCCATTGGAAACTCGGCGTTAGGTCTCGTTAATGTGTCTCTTATGTGTCTCTGTGTTTTGTGGATATACTGCTATTAGAGAGTTAAGTGTGGTAATTAAGTATAATATACAAGATCGTGTACGTGTAACGTACTCGCATGTACTGAGTCTCTTCTCttcccttttcttctcttttctttttttttgtttcttcttttgtaCAGTTATTTACATTGTGGATGCGAGCTCACGGTGCCACGCTTTACACCCGGTTTAAAGATGCCGGCgcatctttttttttgtctcaCAGAAGGAGGCCTCCGACCCCCTGGCACATCGCGTATAAGCTCTATCACATTGGCTTTACAAGCCGTGTCGTTATCGCGATAAGAATCTGAttggtaataaaataatacaatataatcaataataataataataataataaaatagcaGTGATAACGTAAGCCTAATAATACGGTAATATTGATAGTAACTAATAACCACGATCATCGTGTAACtaactctttctctttctctctctcactctctctatgtgggaatagaaaaaaagaacataaatgGACAGATTTTTGTAATCCTACTTTGCTTGCCCGTACGAGAACAGCAAACGGAAATCACGTATGGCGAATGATAAAACAAAGTCGATAACAGGTCTAACCGATCCTAAGTGATTAATGCTTGCTTCTCGTAAGTCGGTGGGCAAGCATAAAGCCGAATTTCCATCGGGCAAGTAGCCGAACCCAGTGGACACCTCCGTGTCCTGGAAGGTTTACTGGGCCCTGCTTACCTTCACGATGCAAACCCTAATCTCTAACGCAGGAACTAGAGCGAGAGGacacgatttttcttcttttccttttcctcaacgaaagaaaaacaaaaacgaCGCGCCTTCTTAACCGAACAGACAAATAAAAGGTACGTAGTCGGAGAGCGAAGTTCAATAACATTAACAGCTTAACGACTATGGGataggagaaatgtataaacaatataacATGAATCACAATTATGCAATAATTATTAATCGCTCGCCTCGTCGCgtaattagataaaattaataataatttgatctAACAACTGGTTTACTCTCGTTGATTGCACTCTGTGAACCCGGACCATTTCCGTTTCGTCGATCGCTCGTTCGGTTCCTTGTCCTACCCTTGcaatctcctctctctctcttcttctttctctccctctcaaaaaaaaaaaaggaaaaaacggaAGCGGCCAGGGTTTCTTCGGATTTCGAGCGAATATTTGCGACGAACAGCCTTCGTTCCAGGCTGTCTCGTCGCGTCACAGTCTTAACAATACGAATCCGTTGTAGCAACTGTGCACACCACACTACTCTGTATCGCACAGACAACGTTACGAAAAAAAAGAGTTCTTTTTTTGATTGAGCTCCGTTCCTCCTTTTGATAGCAGCATCTCGCTGGGTAGTCTTTAAAAGTCGACCATTAAGAGTTCCCGACACACACGAAACGTTGTGTCTACTCTCACGTATCCTATTTTGTATTTACCTCCCTATAATAATGCCCTCGTGGTAGGCAGGACTCGGCCCATCAGGCCCGGCCGAATCCTATGACTGGTTTTCTCTCTAAGAACTTAACTAGGCCGTAGTCCTCGGCAGAATGGGACCGTAACGTTCGCAGCATCGTTTTTGGCATGTTTAACTATCTTCCCCCTTCCGCCCTTTCAGCGAAACACATTTAAACCAGATTTAACCATACCGTCCGTTCAGTAATCCCAGGTCTCTTCTGGCTCGTGTTTCACTACGTTTTCCTTGGGACTTTCCTCGGTGGATTGTTGGGTTTGCTGCGCGGATGGTGGCCTCGGTAACGTAACAGGGCTGGTCGGTCCAGACTTTGGACTCGGCAGAGAGCTGTCTCGATCCTGGCCGTTGTTCCCAGACACGGAGGACACGTCGCTCTGCGCGTCTTCCTCGTATCTATCTTGGACCGGCGTTGGTTCTACCCTAATTGTCTCTTCAGCTTCTCGTTTCACCCCGTAGTCATCCGTCTGCATCACGCAAACGCCGTTGATGATCACCTCGTCGCCCGTTCTGGCTGGTTCTTGCCACTCTGGATTGACCCATTGCGGCGCGGCAGGTTTCCTTCTGTTTATTCGGACGGTGGCGGGCACTGTGGGCGTCTCCGCGGGCTCTTGCTTTATGCTGCCCGCGGAGCCTACCGAGTCCTCACTACCCAGATTACTCATAGCGTCCTCCGCGTACTCGTCCTCGAACTCTTGGTTCGGTTCCCTCTTCAGGGAACTCATGGACAGGTCCAGGCCTGAACACTGTTCCTTCAAGGCGTTCCCTACTAAGGCAGCCAAGTTGGGGTTGAAGTAAGGGGTATAGGGCAAGGGTACGTTGCCCAAGCCCAGCCTCTCCTTCTGGATTTCCAACAGTCTTTGGTTCAACAGCAATCTGAATTGAACTGGGTCGAATGGCTGGCCAGGTTCTCGGGGGGATTGAGGTTCCGGCTGGCCGTGCGGCGTTTGCTGCTTCAGTCTCATCCGATGGTTGTGAAACCAGTTAGTTATCGTCCGCGAGGACAGGGCCAACTCACTGGCGAGGAATTCGATGGTGGCGACGTTGGGGTAGGGGTCGAGGGCGAAAGCCAGCCTGAGGGCTTCTTTCTGCTCCTCGGAGAAGAGGACTCGTTGTTTCTTGGCAGATGCAGGTCCTGGACCAGGAGAAGCCGCGTGATAAAACTCTGCTGTGTCGTTGCTCGATGTGTCCGAACTGTTATCGTGACCCGGACCGCTGCTGCGTCTTCTTTTGTTCGCTTCTCTGCGCTCGTTCTTCAGCGCCTGGAGCCGATCGACGTTGTGCGCGTCGGATAGCCAGAGTTGCATCCTGATGAAAGGTTCTCGTCCTTTTATACTGAGCATGTGCCAGGGTTTAGGTTTGCTCAGCAATTCGCTGACGGATCCTTGCGACAGCCCTAGGACCGCTTCACCGAAGATCTTCTGGCCAATGTTGTTGGCCAGCAGCGCTTCTTTGATCTTCGTTGTGATCGTCTGGGTATCGAGCTCCTGCGTGAGGGCAGCCATTTCGTATACGCTTGGGGAGATGTGTGGATGGAGACCACGAAGGGGCGACGGAGTCATCTGATGATGGGGGGAGTGAAGATTCatctgctgctgctgttgctgatgTTGTTTCTTTTGCAACTCCTGCATGCTGAGCTGCGAATGAGGATGATGGGGACCCGGCGGCGTCAACATCATCGGT from Osmia lignaria lignaria isolate PbOS001 chromosome 15, iyOsmLign1, whole genome shotgun sequence includes the following:
- the LOC117600351 gene encoding protein JTB isoform X2, producing the protein MIESCTKKRMLTGITLLGGLTVLVLIVESHWTDSPSKLYLENFENNATCISGEEYEVLSECHPCTAFEIASKSIDVCVHARYKEVLKCKSGETITRSCDRVAWLEEREFWKFETLMFLLAFTSCISVYWRENILRQRIIRKVAKQLRAADKDG